From Mycolicibacterium nivoides, a single genomic window includes:
- the efeU gene encoding iron uptake transporter permease EfeU: MTAISDVPTSTLAASNITSQVFGSGLIGLREGLEAAIVVSILVAFLVKSERRDALKWVWLGVGAAIAMTVTVFLVIQFGENTISGLGAEAIAGIASLIAVVIVTTMVLWMKRASASMSGELRSEMSQALQTGGPAVALLAFLAVGREGVETALFMVGYAEAETLWPLTGLIIGVLIAAAIAYGMYAGAVRIDLAKFFKYTGIFLIVVAAGILAYGIKALQTVGWLPGLSAKAFDMSGAFDWSAWYGEIIQGVFNIDPTPTVLQFGAWLAYIVVVLALFLKPVRAAGAASAGASTSSEPTVEPETSTASERSTK; encoded by the coding sequence TCGGTTTGCGGGAAGGCCTCGAAGCCGCCATCGTGGTGTCGATCCTGGTCGCGTTTCTGGTCAAGTCCGAACGCCGGGACGCCCTCAAATGGGTGTGGCTGGGCGTCGGCGCGGCAATCGCCATGACCGTCACCGTCTTCCTCGTGATCCAGTTCGGCGAGAACACCATCAGCGGACTCGGCGCCGAGGCCATCGCGGGTATCGCCTCACTGATCGCCGTCGTCATCGTCACCACCATGGTGCTGTGGATGAAGCGCGCGTCGGCCTCGATGTCCGGCGAACTGCGCAGCGAGATGTCGCAGGCGCTGCAGACCGGCGGCCCGGCGGTGGCACTGCTTGCCTTCCTGGCGGTGGGCCGTGAAGGCGTGGAGACCGCACTGTTCATGGTCGGCTACGCCGAGGCGGAGACACTCTGGCCGCTGACCGGCCTGATCATCGGCGTGCTGATCGCCGCGGCGATCGCCTACGGCATGTACGCCGGCGCCGTGCGGATCGACCTCGCCAAGTTCTTCAAGTACACCGGGATCTTCCTGATCGTGGTGGCGGCCGGAATCCTCGCCTATGGGATCAAGGCGCTCCAGACCGTGGGCTGGCTGCCCGGGCTCAGCGCCAAGGCCTTCGACATGAGCGGCGCGTTCGACTGGTCTGCCTGGTACGGCGAGATCATCCAGGGCGTCTTCAATATCGACCCCACGCCGACCGTGCTGCAGTTCGGTGCGTGGCTTGCCTACATCGTCGTGGTGTTGGCGCTGTTCCTGAAGCCGGTCCGCGCTGCCGGCGCGGCATCGGCCGGTGCCTCAACTTCCTCCGAGCCGACCGTCGAGCCGGAGACCTCCACCGCATCCGAAAGGTCGACCAAGTGA
- the efeO gene encoding iron uptake system protein EfeO, giving the protein MKITPAAKTGFAATAAVLAGISMTACQAKEADSGSASGDGAQKAAQITVDASDTECKLSGTTATTGPSTFVVTNNGNKVTEFYVYGEGERVMGEVENISPGLKRQLIVQLTQPGTYQTSCRPGMVGEGIRGNFEVTGDAVKIDTEGKFKEAADSYKRYVLSQTDALIPSTEAFVAAVKAKDVAKAKDLYPTTRTYYERIEPVAESFPNDLDPRIDLREADLEPGQKWTGFHALEKQLWVTGLQPDADALADQLLADVKELEAGVKAPDWTIDSTQIAGGAQGLLDEIASSKISGEEDIFSHTDLWDFKANVEGSQTAVASVRPILDERNAELGKRVDQRFADVEKLLEKYREGDGFVSYDKVTEPQRQELSRAIDALSKEVSQVQGVIAHQ; this is encoded by the coding sequence GTGAAGATCACCCCTGCCGCCAAGACCGGATTCGCGGCTACCGCCGCGGTGCTGGCCGGCATCTCGATGACCGCCTGCCAGGCCAAGGAGGCCGACAGCGGCAGCGCGAGCGGCGACGGTGCCCAGAAGGCCGCCCAGATCACCGTCGACGCCTCGGACACCGAGTGCAAGCTGTCGGGGACCACCGCGACGACCGGGCCGAGCACATTCGTCGTGACCAACAACGGCAACAAGGTCACCGAGTTCTACGTCTACGGCGAGGGCGAGCGGGTCATGGGCGAGGTGGAGAACATCTCCCCCGGGCTCAAGCGGCAGCTGATCGTTCAGCTCACCCAGCCGGGTACGTACCAGACCTCGTGCCGGCCCGGCATGGTCGGTGAAGGCATCCGCGGCAATTTCGAGGTCACCGGCGATGCCGTGAAGATCGACACCGAGGGCAAGTTCAAGGAAGCCGCCGACAGCTACAAGCGCTACGTGCTCAGCCAGACCGATGCGCTGATCCCCTCCACCGAGGCATTCGTCGCAGCGGTCAAGGCCAAGGACGTCGCCAAGGCCAAGGATCTGTACCCGACCACACGTACTTACTACGAGCGCATCGAGCCGGTCGCCGAGTCGTTCCCCAACGATCTCGATCCGCGGATCGACCTTCGCGAGGCCGATCTGGAGCCGGGCCAGAAGTGGACCGGGTTCCACGCGCTGGAGAAGCAGTTGTGGGTCACCGGTCTGCAGCCCGACGCCGACGCGCTGGCCGATCAGCTGCTCGCCGACGTGAAGGAGCTCGAGGCCGGCGTGAAGGCGCCGGACTGGACCATCGACTCCACCCAGATCGCCGGCGGCGCCCAGGGCCTGCTCGACGAGATCGCGTCCAGCAAGATCAGCGGCGAAGAGGACATCTTCAGCCACACCGACCTCTGGGATTTCAAGGCCAACGTCGAGGGTTCGCAGACCGCGGTGGCCTCGGTGCGACCGATCCTCGATGAGCGCAACGCCGAACTGGGCAAGCGCGTGGACCAGCGGTTCGCCGACGTGGAGAAGTTGCTGGAAAAGTATCGTGAAGGCGACGGCTTCGTCTCCTACGACAAGGTGACCGAGCCCCAACGCCAGGAACTGTCACGCGCCATCGACGCGCTGAGCAAGGAAGTGAGCCAGGTACAAGGTGTCATCGCCCACCAGTGA
- the efeB gene encoding iron uptake transporter deferrochelatase/peroxidase subunit, which translates to MSSPTSDSVADSGVAAPDAQQQPSGISRRKLFGAAGVTAAVVGAAGAGALAGRASAASTPHGALQGPVPFRGDRQAGIITEAQDRMHFCSFDVTTDNREDVVALLKQWTQMAERMTRGEETEAGGAVDGNPYAPPSDTGEALGLPASQLTLTIGFGPSFFRKDGKDRFGIADKQPAELKDLPKFPNETMDPARSGGDICVQACANDPQVAVHAIRNLARVGFGTVAVRYSQLGFGRTSSTTRDQATPRNLFGFKDGTNNLKSDQTDLLDKNVWVAEGDGPAWLTGGSYLITRRIRMRIENWDRTTLLEQERVIGRQKGSGAPNGLQQEFDELDFEITDGKGNPKIDVDAHVRLASAEHLGGIEILRRGYNFTDGSDGFGHLDAGLFFIAFVRSPEKQFIPMQRELSRKDALNEYITHTGTAIFACPPGLRDGDTSGYWGSTLFE; encoded by the coding sequence GTGTCATCGCCCACCAGTGATTCGGTAGCGGACTCGGGCGTTGCGGCACCGGACGCCCAGCAGCAGCCCTCCGGAATCTCCCGGCGCAAACTGTTCGGCGCCGCCGGGGTCACGGCCGCGGTAGTCGGTGCGGCCGGCGCAGGTGCGCTGGCCGGCCGGGCTTCCGCGGCCAGCACGCCGCACGGTGCCCTGCAGGGGCCGGTCCCATTTCGGGGCGACCGGCAGGCAGGCATCATCACCGAGGCGCAGGACCGGATGCACTTCTGCTCCTTCGACGTCACCACCGACAACCGCGAGGACGTCGTCGCACTGCTCAAGCAGTGGACCCAGATGGCCGAGCGGATGACGCGTGGCGAGGAGACCGAGGCCGGCGGCGCCGTGGACGGCAATCCGTATGCGCCGCCGTCGGACACCGGGGAGGCGCTGGGCCTTCCGGCCTCACAGCTCACCCTGACCATCGGGTTCGGGCCGTCGTTCTTCCGCAAGGACGGCAAGGACCGCTTCGGCATCGCCGACAAGCAGCCGGCCGAGCTCAAGGATCTGCCGAAGTTCCCCAACGAGACCATGGACCCGGCCCGCAGCGGGGGCGACATCTGTGTGCAGGCCTGCGCCAACGATCCGCAGGTCGCAGTCCATGCGATCCGCAACCTGGCCCGCGTCGGGTTCGGCACGGTCGCGGTGCGGTACTCGCAGCTGGGGTTCGGCCGCACCTCGTCGACCACCCGGGACCAGGCCACTCCACGAAACCTGTTCGGGTTCAAGGACGGAACCAACAACCTCAAGTCGGACCAGACGGACCTGCTCGACAAGAACGTCTGGGTGGCCGAGGGTGACGGGCCGGCCTGGCTCACCGGCGGCAGCTACCTGATCACCCGGCGGATCCGGATGCGCATCGAGAACTGGGACCGCACCACGCTTCTGGAGCAGGAACGGGTGATCGGGCGGCAGAAGGGCAGCGGTGCCCCCAACGGATTGCAGCAGGAGTTCGACGAGCTGGATTTCGAGATCACCGACGGCAAGGGCAATCCGAAGATCGACGTGGACGCGCATGTGCGGCTGGCCTCGGCCGAGCACCTGGGCGGCATCGAGATCCTGCGTCGCGGTTACAACTTCACCGACGGCTCAGACGGCTTCGGGCACCTGGACGCCGGATTGTTCTTCATCGCGTTCGTGCGCAGCCCGGAGAAGCAGTTCATCCCGATGCAGCGGGAACTGTCCCGCAAGGATGCGCTCAACGAATACATCACCCACACCGGGACGGCCATCTTCGCCTGCCCGCCCGGGCTACGCGACGGCGATACCTCGGGTTATTGGGGTTCGACTCTGTTCGAGTGA
- a CDS encoding DsbA family protein: MTRNTRILLTALAIAVLAIGVLVYQSVRDRGGPPPAASVETGQVVRENSHRLNSVPDSDVTFVEFLDFECEGCRAVYPSIEQLRSEYGDRVNFVIRYFPLGAHYNAERAARAVEAAAQQDKLEAMYKKMYDAQGQWGEKQDPADEVFRGFAGELGLDMAAFDKAYSDPATAARVQLDVADGRALGVQGTPTFFLNGERIQPHSYEDLAAAFDQALAE, encoded by the coding sequence ATGACACGCAACACTCGAATACTGCTGACCGCATTGGCAATCGCGGTGCTGGCCATCGGCGTGCTCGTGTACCAGTCGGTGCGTGATCGCGGCGGGCCGCCACCGGCGGCATCCGTCGAAACCGGCCAGGTGGTACGCGAGAACAGTCACCGGCTGAACTCCGTTCCCGACAGCGACGTGACATTCGTGGAGTTCCTCGACTTCGAGTGCGAAGGTTGTCGCGCGGTGTATCCCTCGATCGAGCAATTGCGATCTGAGTACGGCGACCGGGTGAACTTCGTCATCCGGTACTTCCCGCTCGGCGCTCACTACAACGCCGAACGAGCGGCACGCGCCGTCGAGGCTGCCGCCCAACAGGACAAGCTCGAGGCGATGTACAAGAAGATGTACGACGCCCAGGGCCAGTGGGGCGAGAAGCAGGATCCGGCCGACGAGGTATTCCGGGGCTTCGCAGGAGAACTCGGCCTCGACATGGCGGCATTCGACAAGGCCTACAGCGACCCCGCCACCGCCGCCCGGGTCCAACTGGATGTGGCCGACGGCCGCGCCCTGGGCGTGCAGGGAACGCCGACGTTCTTTCTCAACGGCGAGCGCATCCAGCCACACAGCTATGAAGACCTGGCCGCGGCCTTCGATCAGGCGCTGGCCGAGTAG
- a CDS encoding tat pathway signal sequence: MRVLRIAAVVLVLSLGMVAPQAVAECPATGCDLRSRIAAADAYLASRPGTVGYVLRDRAAGTRYANANANTMIWTASTIKLAMVVDLLTRERAGALRLSGNDRQLMVNMLRNSDNDAADSLWSRYGGADHKAFNAGFPRYGMTDLRPQPGFGDVFPYWGFQKSTTNDLDRLMNYTLAQLNPADASAVVAEMQRVGGEQQWGVWGAGPSMTPGNKNGWSQEQGGWVVNSVGFAGPKQRYTLAIMNGLNGQGGYDEGVATTTRLSQILLGG; the protein is encoded by the coding sequence ATGCGGGTACTGCGGATCGCCGCCGTCGTCCTGGTCCTCAGTCTGGGAATGGTCGCACCGCAGGCCGTCGCGGAATGTCCCGCCACAGGTTGTGACCTGCGCTCGCGCATCGCGGCGGCAGACGCCTATCTGGCGTCGAGGCCGGGCACCGTCGGCTATGTGCTGCGCGATCGCGCAGCGGGCACGCGTTACGCCAATGCCAATGCGAACACCATGATCTGGACCGCCTCCACCATCAAGCTGGCGATGGTGGTCGACCTGCTGACCCGGGAACGTGCCGGGGCATTGCGGCTCTCGGGCAACGACCGGCAGCTGATGGTGAACATGCTGCGGAACTCCGACAACGATGCGGCCGATTCACTGTGGAGCCGCTATGGCGGAGCCGACCACAAGGCATTCAACGCCGGCTTCCCCCGCTACGGCATGACGGACCTGCGGCCGCAACCGGGATTCGGTGACGTGTTCCCGTACTGGGGCTTCCAGAAGTCCACCACCAACGATCTCGACCGGTTGATGAACTACACACTGGCCCAATTGAATCCGGCCGATGCCTCCGCCGTGGTGGCCGAGATGCAGCGGGTCGGCGGGGAACAGCAGTGGGGCGTGTGGGGCGCCGGACCGTCGATGACCCCCGGCAACAAGAACGGGTGGTCGCAAGAGCAGGGCGGCTGGGTCGTCAACTCGGTCGGGTTCGCCGGTCCCAAACAGCGATACACGCTGGCGATCATGAACGGGCTCAACGGGCAGGGGGGTTATGACGAAGGCGTCGCAACGACCACCCGGCTCAGCCAGATCCTGCTCGGCGGATAA
- a CDS encoding nucleoside triphosphate pyrophosphohydrolase has translation MTVVLVDPRRPSLIPVEAVGLLTGDVQYTEEMPVKVPWSLPAARPWLSDAPEDEAAPVLLSSDPEHPAVKARLAAGDRLIAAQQAQAGERLVDAVAMMDKLRTDGPWESEQTHDSLRRYLLEETYELFDAVRGGNADELREELGDVLLQVLFHARIAEDAPVHPFNIDDVADSLVRKLGNRVPAVLAGESISLDEQLAQWEQRKAQEQKVKARGSSMDDVPTGQPALALAQKVLARVAQAGLPADLVPAALTSVVVSADSDAENDLRSAILEFMDTVRVVESDVAAGRRGEDVPEELDVTPLGSITEDEWRAYWPGALIEPEPEAEPDADDELDDDADTESADSADVGGEAEDSSAEDARAEADEADEADDVDDTDKSD, from the coding sequence ATGACCGTCGTATTGGTCGACCCGCGCCGCCCGTCACTGATCCCCGTCGAGGCGGTCGGCCTGCTCACCGGTGATGTGCAGTACACCGAGGAAATGCCGGTCAAGGTGCCGTGGTCGCTGCCCGCGGCGAGGCCTTGGCTCTCTGACGCGCCGGAGGATGAAGCTGCCCCAGTTCTGTTGTCCTCTGACCCGGAGCATCCGGCGGTCAAGGCCCGTCTGGCTGCCGGGGACCGCTTGATCGCGGCCCAACAGGCGCAGGCAGGGGAGCGGCTCGTGGACGCCGTGGCGATGATGGACAAGCTGCGTACCGACGGGCCGTGGGAGAGCGAGCAGACGCACGATTCGTTGCGTCGCTACCTCCTGGAGGAGACGTACGAACTGTTCGACGCGGTGCGCGGCGGCAACGCCGACGAGCTGCGCGAGGAACTCGGCGATGTACTGCTGCAGGTGTTGTTCCATGCGCGCATCGCCGAGGATGCGCCCGTCCACCCGTTCAATATCGACGACGTCGCCGATTCCTTGGTGCGCAAGCTCGGCAATCGCGTGCCGGCAGTGCTTGCCGGAGAATCGATTTCACTGGATGAGCAGCTGGCCCAATGGGAGCAGCGCAAGGCCCAGGAGCAGAAGGTGAAGGCCCGCGGGTCGTCGATGGATGACGTGCCCACCGGGCAGCCGGCTTTGGCGTTGGCGCAGAAGGTGCTGGCCCGCGTGGCCCAGGCCGGGCTGCCCGCCGACCTGGTGCCGGCGGCGCTGACCTCAGTGGTGGTTTCGGCCGATTCTGATGCCGAGAATGACTTGCGCAGTGCGATTTTGGAGTTCATGGACACCGTGCGGGTGGTGGAGTCCGATGTTGCCGCCGGCCGCCGGGGCGAGGACGTTCCAGAGGAACTCGACGTGACGCCGCTGGGGTCGATCACCGAAGACGAATGGCGGGCGTACTGGCCGGGCGCGCTCATCGAGCCCGAGCCTGAGGCTGAGCCCGATGCGGATGACGAGTTGGACGACGACGCCGACACGGAATCGGCCGACTCCGCCGATGTCGGCGGCGAAGCCGAAGATTCCAGCGCCGAAGACGCGCGCGCGGAAGCCGACGAAGCCGACGAAGCCGACGACGTCGATGACACGGACAAATCGGACTGA